The Deltaproteobacteria bacterium genome contains the following window.
GTCGTTCCCCGCTCATCGCAATTACCCTCGATCGATATGGAGAATTCGGGGTGTGCCTGGAGCCACGCGGCCTTCCTCGTCAGCATTTCCCGGGCCTCCGGTTTCAGGTCATACTTGTCGAAATCAAAAAATATCTTCTCCGACTCGAACAGTTCAATTTCCGACAGAACCGTGGCCTGAATACCCGCCACCGCGGGTTCCGCCTTTTCCGGTGCCGCTTCCTGGTAAGTGACTGCCGCGGGTGCCGTTGCCGGCTCGCTTGTCACCGCCTGTTTTTTCGCGCATCCCGTTACAATAAGCAATGCCGACAGAACGAGTGGAAGCGCAATCAGTACAAGTTGTTTTTTCACGTTCATGCCCCTCGGTGTTCTGGGGACACCATGCTTATTCACTGATCAACATCCATGGGAAAAAGAAAAATGAGTATGATGTCCCCGGAAATACGATGCTGTTATTAAATTTCCTCAAAACTCGAGATCGTCAGGGTTTTTGCGTCCCCTTCACCCTGGACCGTTCCCATTACCTGTACTTTCTTGCCGGCCATTGCAGCAAGTTCTTTCCCCGCGTCGTTCTGGTCGATGAAGTATGAGTTTCCGTCTTCAGCGACCAGCTGCCCTGATGGATTGACGACACCGATGATCACCATCTCATCAGCAGCACAGACGTTCGTGACCATTGCGGTCGTGAGGAACATCGATACTGCCGCCAGACAAAACACTACCATCAATACTCTCAAATTCCTTTTCATGCCATTACCTCCCTTTCGAAATAAATTATGAGCTCTCTGCTCCTTTATTACCGGTTCCATCATCTGATAGTTCACCCGGTTTTCTTGTGATCCTGTACTCTCTGACATCGAGACAGGGCCTCTCGTTGTGCCTGTGTTCAATGATCCCTTCAATTTCCACAAAACATCGGACATGGGCGGCGAGTTCCCTGTTTTTCTCCACCGGGACGGGGACATATCGCTGTTCCTCTTCTGTGTCGATGACGACCTCGACAACCGCACCCGCTCGATCCCACGACCAGGGTACGATTATTCCCCGCACACAGGTAAGCTTTCCCTCGTCTCGCCGTCTTGCATCCATCACCGTCAGGGTGAACCGCTGTTATTGGGGAATTCCATTGCCCGCATCCCGCTGCATCATCCGTTCACGTTACCGGATACACAAAGCATCACCTGTGCCATTTTCATAACTAATTGATATTGTGTATAATATTATTTTCGATAGAAAAAAACGGAACGCGTGTTCCGCTTTTTGTACGTGGAAGCATGAAACTGGTGATGGAATATCTATCTGGAATCGTTGGAGGAATGGGATGATCGGAACATTCTTTCCGATTTCCGTACCGGTGAACGAAAGTTCCTATTTATCAGATGGGTGTTTGTTTCCCTTGAAATCTTCCTTCTGAAAACCGTATTTTTTCATGAGCTTGTGGATCTGGCGGGTCGAAACACCGGCCTGCTCGGCCGTTTTCCGGATATTCCCCCGAAATTCGTAAAGGAGTGTTCGAAGATACCCTTTTACCGTGGCGTCCCTGGCCTCTGCCAGAGAGCCGGCGGTTCTCGCCACTCCATGATACCCGTTATGGTATTCGTGGGACAGTTCCTTGGGAATGCTCGCTACGGTGATGACCTCCGACTTTTCAATAATAAAGGCCCGCTCGATAATATTCTTCAGTTCACGGATGTTTCCCGGCCACGAGTAGCGCTGAAAAATTTCTATCACATGGGGATCGATAGTGCTTATCACCTTTGTGTTGATCCGGTTGAGTTCTCTGAGAAAGCTGTCGGCCAGCAGGGAAATGTCCTCGCTCCGTTCCCGCAGAGGCGGGATCTCGATGGGGAAAACACTGAGACGATAGAAGAGATCGTTCCTGAAAAGGCCCTCTTCGATCATCTCTTCCAGGTTCGTATTTGTCGCCGCGATGACGCGGACGTCCACGGGGATGTCTATTTCGCTTCCGACCCGTTGCATCGTCTGTTCCTGCAGGACCTGGAGCAGTTTCACCTGCGCTGAGGGTGTCAGGGTGCCCACCTCATCGAGGAAGATGGTGCCTTTATCGGCGATCTCGAACTTTCCCAGTTTCCGGCGGTCCGCCCCGGTAAAGGACCCTTTTTCATGGCCGAATAATTCGCTTTCTATCAGGGTGTCCTGAATGGCTCCGCAGTGGACCTGTATGAATTGCTCGTTTGCCCGATTGCTGTACCGGTGCATGATTCGGGCGAGGACGCTTTTGCCGGTCCCTGTCTCACCGGTTAGAAGAACCGTTGTTTTCATGGGAGCGACGGCCATGAGGTTATCGATAGCGCTTTTCATTACCGGACTTTCCGTATGAATGATGTCCATGCTGTCCTGCAGCAGTCTGTTCCGAAGATAATGCAGTTCCGACTTCATGAGAAGCGTCCGGTACACGCTTTCCGTGATATATTTCAATTCAACCCGGTCGATGGGGCGGGTGATATAATTGCTTGCCCCGCCCTTTACGGCCATGACGGCCTTTCGAATGTGCTCGGCGGAGGTAAGGACGATGATCTGTGCCGTTGGAAATGCCTGCCAGAAGTTCATCAGTGCCGCTTTGAAATGCGGGTCTTCAGCGTGCGCCGGTTGGAGGTGTTCCAGAAATTCGATGTCGATGAAGAGGTACTCGCATCGTTTCTTCCTGAACATTTCAATGCATTGTGCCGCGCTTGCCGCCACGTCGACCCGGTACTCCGCCTGGAAGGACTCCCTGATGGCCTGTACATCTTTCCTGTCGGTCGTTGCCACAAGAATGAGTTTCATACGTTCGTTGTTCCCCTCATCTGCTTACAGCATACTGATCCTCAGGCGTCCTTTTAGTCCTAACTGACTATAAATACAAGGAGAAAGATGGGGTAGAAGGTGGGGTCAGGTCTTGCAATATAACATGGCAAGAGTCAACGGTAGACTTGATCCCTTTATCACAGGGAGGCTGATTCCTCCTGTGCCTGCTTCAGGAAGATTTCGGCCCCGATCTGTTCGAATATGTGAGTTGCTTCAGTAAGGTACTTCGCGGCCTCCTCTTTTTTCCCTTTCAGTTTATGCAGTCTTCCCATATCGAGGCAGGCTTGGCCATGAACGCTTTTGGCACCGATCTCCCCGGCCTTTTCAATGGCCGTCATAAAATATTCCGCCGCCGTTTCATGAGCGGTGGGCAGAGTATCTTTCAGAAAGGCTGCATTTCCTCCGAAAGCGGCAAGGTCCGTTTCTCCTCCAGGCAATTGAGCCAACTGTAAATATACCTTGCCCAGGCTATGATTCACTACGGCAAATCTATACCAATTGTGCTGCCTGAGGTACTCCTTCAAAACGTTTTCGACAACAGCGATGCCCTGTTCAAATTCTCCCTTGACGATCATGAGCATTCCCGAAAAGGCCCTGGATGCGCTTCCTAAATATTCATAACCGTGCTTTTCGAAGTATTCGTTGACTTCATTCAGTACGTTTTCAGCCTCAGCATACTGGGAATTGAAAAGATAGGTGGTTCCGAGAAAGAATTTTCCATTCAGCAGGAACATCGGTTCACAGGAAGCACGGGACTGTTTCTCGAAGGACGCTATGGCGTTCGGATAGTTGCCTTGCACTAAATATCCAAATCCATGACACATGTGGCCATGGGCAATGGAACCCATGTCCGAATGCTCGTGACCGTAGTCCAGCAGGATATCTCCGATTTCATGGGCCTTCCCGCCCTCTCCCCTGAGATAGTAATTTGATCCTATGGCGCCCATGAGCAATTGATGCAGCACCCGGTCATGTTCACACACATCCAGCTCTCTCCCTTTTTCCCCGAGTTCCAGGGCATCATCCAATCGTCCCAGGCCATAACACGTCTGGACAAGCCAGCCACAGGCGTAACAACACATCGTTTTATCGCCAAGAGCATGAGCAATATCGTGGGCTTGTGAAAGGTGTTCATAGGATTCCAGGTATCTCTCCGTTCTCTGCAGGGCCGCCCCCTTCCAGATATGAAACATGCCGAGTCTGTTTGTATCCCCCAGTGAAATGACCAGGGATTCAATATCCGTGAGAAGGTCAAGCAACTCGTGAAAGACCGATCGATGGTGGAACACAAACGCCCAGTCGAAGATGAGGTCGATGAGCAGTTCATTTTCCTCTCTCGTCCGGTCGGGCTTGCCGGAAAGGAGCTCATAGGCCTCCCGGTAGTGGGCGTGGGCCTCATCGATGGCATAGCGGCTGAAACTCTTTTTCCCTGCCTTCATCAGGTAATCGACGGCCTTGAGCAGGGAGCGCCCCTGCCGGAAGTGATACGCCAGGGTCTCATAAAATTCCGGCAGCCGGTCGTGAAAAAGCTCCTCCATGACCTGGCCGATCCGTTCATGGATGAACTGGCGGTCCTTCTTCAGGATGCCGTTGTACACCACTTCCTGGGTGAGGGCATGCTTGAACATGTATTCCAGATCAGGCTGGATGGCGCGCGCCTGGATAAGGTCCAGCCGCTCCAGGCTGCTGAGGCTCCGGTCGATGGACTCCCGCAGCTCTGTGATCCTTCCCAGGATATCATAGAGGAACGCCCTGCCGATCACCGAGGCCTCCTGGAGGATGCGCTTTGTCTCCCGTTCGAGACGATCCAGCCGCGCCGCGATGATCTCCTGGACCGTGTAAGGGATATCAGCGTCAGTCAGTGGTTTGGTGAGTCGCCACCGGGCATCTTCCCTGACCAGGGTATCCGACTCGATGAGGGCGTTGATGGCCTCCTCCAGATAGAAGGGGTTTCCTTCCGCCTTGTCCTGAACGAACCGGCTTAATTCCGCCGGGATATCCCGGGTATCGAGAAGCGACTCCACCATATCCCGGGACTCCGACGGGGAGAGGTCCTGGAGCCTGATCTCATGGTATGAACGGAGGCTCTTCATCTGATGTGCCGTAAAGAGGCTGAAGGGTGGACGATGAATGCACAGAAAAATGGCAGGATGACGAAAGTCGGTAAGGACCTTTTTCAACAGCTCGATAGTTGACGGGTCCGCCTGGTGGAGGTCTTCGATGCGTATGATGGTGGGAGCACGGCCGCACAGATTGGCCAGGATCAGCTGCACCGCTTCGTGGAGGCGCGCCTTCCAGGTTTCCGGGCTCAACTGCTCGGTTTCGGGATAGGAAAGGGCATAGAGGCTGCCGATGGAGGGAATGAGGTCCCTCCGCTCCCCGATGATCGCCCGTGCCCCCGCTTCCACCTTCTTTCGCACCTGTCCCGTCGTGTCACTCTCCTGTATGTGCCAGGTGCGGTTCAGCAGGTCGATCAGAGGAAAGTAAGGGATGTTCTGTGCATAGGCATAGGCATGGCCTTCCCGCCACTGAACCGATCCCGGCTCAAGGGAGCTCTTGAACTCCTCGATGAGACGGGTCTTTCCCGTCCCGGCGTCTCCCACAATTGAGAAAATGGACCCCCGTCCCTGCTTCAGTTGTTCGACGGCCTCCTGCAGACGCTCCATCTCCACCTTTCGGCCGATCAAGTCCGCCCTCATGCCGGAGAGGCGGTGCACCTTGATGGGCGCCTCTTTGGTTGAGAGGACCTTGTATATGCGGATCGGCTCCGCCTTCCCCTTGACCGTGGCCGGTGTCAGCGTCTCAAAATCAAAATATCCCTCCGTCCGGTGGTACGTCTCGAACCCCACGATGACCTCATCGGCCCGGGCCAACCCCTGGAGGCGGGAGGCCACGTTGATGGTATCTCCCAGCACTCCCGGCGTACCCTTTTCCAGGTCGAGTTCCCCGGTGATCACCAGTCCCGTGTTGATCCCCGTGTGCATCGTGAGGGGCTTGCCGATGCGCGTCTCAAAGGAGACGCCGATGGCCTTTACTACCTCGTGGATCTCCAGGGCGGCACGAATGGCGCGAACCGGATCATCTTCGTGGACCCGAGGAACCCCGAAAAGCGCCATCACGGCATCACCGACGAACTTCTCGATGAACCCTCCGTACTTGACGACCACCTGGGCGATCTCCCCGAAGATCCGGCCCATGATCTCTCCAACCTCTTCGGGATCGAGCCGCTCCGTCATGGCCGTGTATCCCGAAAGGTCGCTGAAAAGGACGGTGATGTATTTACGCTCGGGGCCGGTGATGATCTGTGCAGCGGGGATCGGTTCAGGCTGCTGCGGGCTTTCTGAAGATGCCGCCGTCAGGTCATGACCGCACTCATCACAGAACTTACTGTCAAATGGATTTACGGTATTACAGGCAGGACAGGTAATTTGAAATTTACAGCCGCATTCCTTACAGAATTTCGCGCCCTCTCTATTCTGAAACCTGCACCGGGGACATTCCATGGATCCATTACCTCACGTATGAGATATCAAAGAGGCTCCTGATGATATGAAGCAGTACTCAGGGAGGCGGCATGGGTCCCACGGGATGGTGAACCGGAACCTCCACAGGCAAACGGTTACATTCCAGAGTGGTGCGAGAAACGATTTTTCTTCTGAATTGGGCCCCCTTGCGTGGAAAGATAAGAGATATCATAGGAGAAATCAACATTAATTTTATAGTGCCATCCACCCCCGATGAATACATGGATGATACCCTCGGGTTTTTCCTTCTGTTGCCTTGGAAGATCTTTGCCGTCCAATATCGCGATCTTTCATAACTGTACATCACTTATTCATTAATAATATCGTGAGCGGTTATGGAGCACGATAAAGTGAGATACAGGTGAATTCCAAACGGGTTGTATTATATTGTTATTTTTTGATAGCCGTTGATTTTTTATCAGAAATGAACCGTCTCAAGAGACACAATTATTTACTTGACTCTTAGGTCATACTAATACAGTATAAGAAAGCAGAAAATCCCATGATACGTCGGATACGGTCGCGCGGCAGTGCGTAATGCCACCACAAGAGGAATTGTTACCCTGGTATAATTTCCTGCCCATCGTATGGATATAGTGCGGCAGGGGTCATGTCGTTATGAACGGACAGAGGGATCGCTCAGCGACACGAGCGAAGGGGGTTCCGATAATGAGAGGCGGATATTCATGAAAATGCTGCCTCCTCGGAACTTCAACTGGTGACAGAGAAAAACCAAGGGGGTACACAGTGGCGACTTCATCTTCCGATCAATCGCGCAATTCCACCAAACGTGACAGATACACGGGAAGGCCGATGGATTTCTGGCGATTGCACGGCTGGCGGCATCCTTTCCTGTTCTTGCATGCAATTTATTATTTCGGTGATCCGAGAAAATATATCGCAAAGTTGATCAAGATATTCAACTTCGTTGATAAACATGTTCCTAAAAGGATCTGGCAGCTCCCGTTCATAAAACCCATTGTTACCTACCTGCCCGGACGATATCATGGAAAAGTCCTCACGATCGATCATGTCAGCAAAATAATAAACCTGAATGAGGACATACAGGTCGATGTGCAGCGGGCAAAACGGGTGCTTACGTACGAGCACGTGAATCAGATCGTTATCAATAGCCCGGATACGATCGCTCTCGGTGACTGCATCTGTCGCAGCCTGGTAGAGAATCCCTGCAAGCCGAACCACGTGTGCATGTTTATCGGCGAACCCTTTTCCACCTATGCCGTCAAGCGCGGAAAGAAGCTGAACATCCACTATGCCACCAAGGAAGAGGCACTCGACGCGATCCGTCAGGCCCATGAAGCAGGCTTCGTACACAATGCCTTTTTCAAGGATGCCGCCGGGGACCGGCTCTTTGCGCTCTGCAATTGCTGCAGTTGCTGCTGCAAGGGGATCGAGCTGACAAATATTTTCAAGGATATTTATGCCTCCGACGTGCCGACGCCACGGATGGTCGAGCCTTCAGGGTATTTTGCCGTTCATGACGATGACCGCTGCATTGGATGCGGGACCTGTGAAGATGCCTGTCATTTCAATGCGGTGACGATGGTCTCCGTCGATGGCGGTCAGAAAGCCCGGATTGATCATTTTCGGTGTTTCGGCTGCGGTATCTGCGTGGACAAGTGCGAAAGCGGCGCTATCAGGCTTGTAAAGGACCCCTATGGGACCATGCCGCTCGACATGGATCAGTTGCTCGATAAAAAATGATAAAGGCGGCAATGGAACGCGCCGGCAACGGTATGTGGCGACGCCTCCATTCCCGCGGACGCGAAGATCCGGGACAGGACCGGAAGCCTGATCACATCCGGCATGACAGGTGGTATCTTTCGTTGCCGGAGGAATAAATAAACGTCGTATGGACAGGGGGATGTTGCACAAAAGGAGGAATACATGAAACCGGTCAGAAAAATGTCTGCGGATTATGTGGTTGTCGGCTCAGGCCCCGGCGGGGCTACCGTAGCGCGAGAACTCTCAGTGCTCGGCAAAAGAGTCATCCTTCTTGAACGGGGAGCTGATCACCAGTTTTACGGCAATCTCGTAGGCTGCGCTTTCATGCTTGAAAGACTGGGTTTTACCTGGACCGTGGAAGGCCACAGTATGCTCAGGGCCTTAACGACGGGGGGAAGTTCCATGATATACGGCGCCGCCGCCATCGATCCGCCGAAGTGGCTGAAGCAGAATCACGATATCGACCTTGCGCCCTATGTCACGGCCCTGAAGAATGAGCTCCGCATTAAACCGACCCCCGATCATATGATCGGGCCCAGAGCGAAGATGATCATGAAAGCGGCCCATGATCTCGATATTCCATGGGAGCCCATGAACAAATTTATCGATCATGATCGCTGTGACCAGAAATGCCCGGAATGTTTGTATGGATGTAAAAAAGAGGGTGTCAAGTGGACCGCCAGGGATTACGCGTATGAAGCCGTCAGGAACGGGGCGACACTGATAAACAAGGCCACGGT
Protein-coding sequences here:
- the pal gene encoding peptidoglycan-associated lipoprotein Pal, giving the protein MNVKKQLVLIALPLVLSALLIVTGCAKKQAVTSEPATAPAAVTYQEAAPEKAEPAVAGIQATVLSEIELFESEKIFFDFDKYDLKPEAREMLTRKAAWLQAHPEFSISIEGNCDERGTTEYNLALGQRRADAAMSYLTTLGIAAARIATVSYGEMQPVAPGHDEASWAQNRRDEFKVMK
- a CDS encoding sigma-54-dependent Fis family transcriptional regulator, whose amino-acid sequence is MKLILVATTDRKDVQAIRESFQAEYRVDVAASAAQCIEMFRKKRCEYLFIDIEFLEHLQPAHAEDPHFKAALMNFWQAFPTAQIIVLTSAEHIRKAVMAVKGGASNYITRPIDRVELKYITESVYRTLLMKSELHYLRNRLLQDSMDIIHTESPVMKSAIDNLMAVAPMKTTVLLTGETGTGKSVLARIMHRYSNRANEQFIQVHCGAIQDTLIESELFGHEKGSFTGADRRKLGKFEIADKGTIFLDEVGTLTPSAQVKLLQVLQEQTMQRVGSEIDIPVDVRVIAATNTNLEEMIEEGLFRNDLFYRLSVFPIEIPPLRERSEDISLLADSFLRELNRINTKVISTIDPHVIEIFQRYSWPGNIRELKNIIERAFIIEKSEVITVASIPKELSHEYHNGYHGVARTAGSLAEARDATVKGYLRTLLYEFRGNIRKTAEQAGVSTRQIHKLMKKYGFQKEDFKGNKHPSDK
- a CDS encoding AAA family ATPase, coding for MECPRCRFQNREGAKFCKECGCKFQITCPACNTVNPFDSKFCDECGHDLTAASSESPQQPEPIPAAQIITGPERKYITVLFSDLSGYTAMTERLDPEEVGEIMGRIFGEIAQVVVKYGGFIEKFVGDAVMALFGVPRVHEDDPVRAIRAALEIHEVVKAIGVSFETRIGKPLTMHTGINTGLVITGELDLEKGTPGVLGDTINVASRLQGLARADEVIVGFETYHRTEGYFDFETLTPATVKGKAEPIRIYKVLSTKEAPIKVHRLSGMRADLIGRKVEMERLQEAVEQLKQGRGSIFSIVGDAGTGKTRLIEEFKSSLEPGSVQWREGHAYAYAQNIPYFPLIDLLNRTWHIQESDTTGQVRKKVEAGARAIIGERRDLIPSIGSLYALSYPETEQLSPETWKARLHEAVQLILANLCGRAPTIIRIEDLHQADPSTIELLKKVLTDFRHPAIFLCIHRPPFSLFTAHQMKSLRSYHEIRLQDLSPSESRDMVESLLDTRDIPAELSRFVQDKAEGNPFYLEEAINALIESDTLVREDARWRLTKPLTDADIPYTVQEIIAARLDRLERETKRILQEASVIGRAFLYDILGRITELRESIDRSLSSLERLDLIQARAIQPDLEYMFKHALTQEVVYNGILKKDRQFIHERIGQVMEELFHDRLPEFYETLAYHFRQGRSLLKAVDYLMKAGKKSFSRYAIDEAHAHYREAYELLSGKPDRTREENELLIDLIFDWAFVFHHRSVFHELLDLLTDIESLVISLGDTNRLGMFHIWKGAALQRTERYLESYEHLSQAHDIAHALGDKTMCCYACGWLVQTCYGLGRLDDALELGEKGRELDVCEHDRVLHQLLMGAIGSNYYLRGEGGKAHEIGDILLDYGHEHSDMGSIAHGHMCHGFGYLVQGNYPNAIASFEKQSRASCEPMFLLNGKFFLGTTYLFNSQYAEAENVLNEVNEYFEKHGYEYLGSASRAFSGMLMIVKGEFEQGIAVVENVLKEYLRQHNWYRFAVVNHSLGKVYLQLAQLPGGETDLAAFGGNAAFLKDTLPTAHETAAEYFMTAIEKAGEIGAKSVHGQACLDMGRLHKLKGKKEEAAKYLTEATHIFEQIGAEIFLKQAQEESASL
- a CDS encoding 4Fe-4S binding protein is translated as MDFWRLHGWRHPFLFLHAIYYFGDPRKYIAKLIKIFNFVDKHVPKRIWQLPFIKPIVTYLPGRYHGKVLTIDHVSKIINLNEDIQVDVQRAKRVLTYEHVNQIVINSPDTIALGDCICRSLVENPCKPNHVCMFIGEPFSTYAVKRGKKLNIHYATKEEALDAIRQAHEAGFVHNAFFKDAAGDRLFALCNCCSCCCKGIELTNIFKDIYASDVPTPRMVEPSGYFAVHDDDRCIGCGTCEDACHFNAVTMVSVDGGQKARIDHFRCFGCGICVDKCESGAIRLVKDPYGTMPLDMDQLLDKK